In one Umezawaea sp. Da 62-37 genomic region, the following are encoded:
- a CDS encoding DUF2795 domain-containing protein, translating to MQDTTTVDRLRTVLADVVYPAAKDQLTDHASRNNGDEDTVHALRSIPDGVYGSFDEVLDSVAIDQSRDA from the coding sequence ATGCAGGACACGACCACGGTCGACAGGTTGCGCACGGTGCTCGCCGACGTCGTCTACCCGGCGGCCAAGGACCAGTTGACCGACCACGCCTCGCGCAACAACGGGGACGAGGACACGGTGCACGCGCTGCGGTCCATTCCGGACGGTGTCTACGGATCGTTCGACGAGGTTCTGGACTCGGTCGCGATCGACCAGAGCAGGGACGCCTGA